In Nitrosophilus labii, the following proteins share a genomic window:
- a CDS encoding SulP family inorganic anion transporter, giving the protein MSLVKRYNFTTNPKNDLLSGIVVAIALVPEAIAFSIIAGVNPQIGLYTAFILGLITALIGGKPGMISGATGAVAIVLVDLVLKHGIEYMFWAAVLAGIFQIAIGLMKLGKFIRMVPQPAIYGFVNGLAIVIAMSQIPLIKDESWITFLLIAMTMIIIYLLPKVTNAIPASLGAIISVTALVLIFNLDTKSIGDLADISGSFPTFSIPSVPLNLETLKTILPYSVIIALVGLIESLLTLSVLDEMSSERGSGNQECVAQGVGNITCGFFGAMPGCTMIGQSMINFTSGGKGRLSALIAAILLILFVVSLSEYISKIPIAALAGIMFVVAIATFSWSSLGHFKRMPKEDIFVMVLVSIITIFFDLAIAVIAGVIISALVFAWKHAKIYTKTDIEKDGTKVYELEGPLFFGSAASFIEQFDPKKDPSKVVIDFKNARVMDQSGVEAIDRLTKKYKEAGKALVLRHLSLECKALLKEAGPYCTYEEDDPNYRVAIDY; this is encoded by the coding sequence TTGTCACTTGTAAAAAGATACAACTTTACTACAAATCCTAAAAATGATCTTCTCTCCGGTATCGTAGTTGCAATAGCGCTTGTACCAGAAGCGATAGCCTTTTCCATTATAGCTGGAGTAAATCCCCAAATAGGTCTTTATACAGCTTTTATCCTAGGCCTCATAACAGCATTAATAGGTGGAAAGCCCGGAATGATAAGCGGTGCCACGGGAGCCGTAGCCATAGTCTTGGTCGATCTTGTCTTGAAACATGGAATAGAGTATATGTTTTGGGCAGCAGTGCTAGCAGGGATATTTCAGATAGCCATAGGATTAATGAAACTCGGCAAATTTATACGAATGGTCCCTCAACCGGCAATTTACGGTTTTGTAAACGGCCTTGCCATAGTGATTGCTATGAGTCAGATTCCGCTTATCAAAGATGAGAGTTGGATAACCTTTTTACTTATCGCTATGACTATGATCATAATCTATCTTCTTCCTAAAGTCACAAATGCCATCCCAGCCTCTTTAGGCGCTATTATAAGTGTTACAGCACTTGTTCTTATCTTTAATCTAGATACAAAATCAATAGGGGATTTAGCCGATATTAGTGGAAGTTTTCCAACTTTTTCAATTCCTTCAGTACCTCTAAATCTGGAAACATTAAAAACCATTCTGCCCTACTCAGTTATCATTGCCTTAGTTGGACTCATTGAATCTCTTTTAACGCTTTCGGTTTTGGATGAGATGAGCAGTGAGAGAGGAAGCGGAAATCAAGAGTGTGTAGCTCAAGGAGTAGGTAATATTACATGCGGCTTTTTTGGAGCAATGCCCGGATGTACAATGATAGGCCAATCTATGATCAATTTCACCTCCGGAGGAAAAGGAAGACTCTCAGCACTCATTGCAGCAATACTGCTGATTTTATTTGTAGTATCTCTTTCAGAGTATATCTCAAAAATCCCTATCGCTGCACTTGCAGGAATCATGTTCGTAGTTGCAATTGCCACTTTTAGCTGGAGCTCTTTAGGCCATTTTAAAAGAATGCCTAAAGAGGATATTTTTGTTATGGTATTAGTATCTATTATCACCATTTTTTTCGATCTAGCTATCGCTGTTATAGCGGGTGTTATCATCTCTGCTTTGGTTTTTGCCTGGAAACATGCAAAAATTTACACAAAAACCGATATAGAAAAAGATGGGACTAAAGTATATGAACTAGAGGGTCCTCTATTTTTCGGCTCGGCTGCATCCTTTATAGAGCAGTTTGATCCTAAAAAAGATCCTTCTAAAGTAGTTATAGATTTCAAAAACGCAAGAGTGATGGATCAAAGTGGAGTTGAGGCTATAGATAGACTAACAAAAAAGTATAAAGAAGCAGGAAAAGCTTTGGTTTTAAGACACCTAAGTTTAGAATGTAAAGCTCTTTTAAAAGAGGCTGGACCCTACTGCACTTACGAAGAAGATGATCCCAACTATAGAGTTGCTATCGATTATTAA
- a CDS encoding valine--tRNA ligase, with the protein MSKETRYNPKKIEKSFYKIWEERGYFEIEGNQKIQDSNKRFCIMMPPPNVTGRLHIGHALTFTLQDIIVRYKRMDGYKTLWQPGTDHAGIATQNVVEKELLKEGITKEQIGREKFLEKVWKWKEEYGNAIVEQLKILGVSPAWSRERFTMDEGLKNAVREAFVALYEEGLIVKGNYMVNWCTHDGALSDIEVEYKEEDGKLYHIRYPLVGEDGYIVVATTRPETYFGDTAVMVNPNDKRYINLIGKKVRLPLIEREIPIIADEYVDSEFGTGAVKVTPAHDPNDYEVGKRHNLESIKIFDEKGILNDYAGEFKGLERLEARPIIVEKLKEKGYIEKIEEHKHQVGHCYRCNNIVEPYISEQWFVKADIAKSAIEKVNKKEAKFYPSHWINSFNAWMKELRDWCISRQLWWGHRIPVWYCKDCSYEWASKNEHENECPKCASKDIYQDPDVLDTWFSSALWPFSTLGWGNKDWGKGTKWQKTDLQEFYPNSLLITGFDILFFWVARMIMMGEHFLHELPFKDIYLHALVRDEHGQKMSKSKGNVIDPIEMVEKYSTDALRFTLAILAVQGRDIRLSKDKLELSRNFTNKLYNAARFLLMNQDSFTDLDSTPIKSDLGKYMLSRFNAAVKDTRENLNDYRFNDAATTLYRFLWGEFCDWGIELSKADKDSIAELGAIYKESMKLLHPFMPFISEYLYQLLSAKELENNESIMIQRYPKFIQRDEEIEKRFSVIIEAIISIRRAKALIDLANKQIEKVYIKLDSKIKIDTESAKTYIQKLAKVENVEFVDQKIENAIADVSDNLEVFISAKSIDLSPIIKRLEKQKSKVEKDLEKVDKMLSNENFVKNAPAHIVEQNRAQQQELKEKLAKVEEELKTLTSL; encoded by the coding sequence ATGAGTAAAGAGACTAGATACAATCCAAAAAAGATAGAAAAAAGTTTTTATAAAATCTGGGAAGAAAGAGGCTATTTTGAGATAGAAGGCAACCAAAAGATACAAGATTCGAACAAAAGATTTTGTATTATGATGCCACCGCCAAACGTTACCGGACGCCTTCATATAGGTCACGCACTAACCTTTACACTACAAGATATCATTGTTAGATATAAAAGAATGGACGGTTATAAAACTCTATGGCAGCCGGGAACCGACCATGCTGGGATTGCTACGCAAAATGTAGTTGAAAAGGAGCTGCTAAAAGAGGGTATTACAAAAGAGCAGATAGGCAGAGAAAAATTTTTAGAAAAAGTTTGGAAATGGAAAGAGGAGTATGGAAACGCTATAGTAGAGCAGCTAAAGATTTTAGGTGTAAGCCCTGCTTGGAGCAGAGAGCGCTTTACTATGGACGAAGGTCTGAAAAATGCTGTAAGAGAAGCTTTTGTTGCCCTTTATGAAGAAGGCCTTATCGTAAAAGGAAACTATATGGTAAACTGGTGCACCCACGATGGTGCACTAAGCGATATTGAAGTTGAGTATAAAGAAGAGGATGGAAAACTATACCATATCAGATATCCTTTAGTAGGCGAAGATGGATATATCGTAGTTGCCACTACAAGGCCTGAAACTTACTTTGGTGATACTGCGGTTATGGTAAATCCTAATGATAAAAGATATATAAATTTAATAGGCAAAAAAGTGAGACTTCCTCTAATAGAGAGAGAAATTCCAATAATTGCTGACGAATATGTAGATTCTGAATTCGGAACAGGAGCCGTAAAGGTTACTCCCGCACACGATCCGAATGACTATGAAGTTGGAAAAAGACACAATTTAGAATCTATCAAAATATTCGACGAAAAAGGGATATTAAACGATTACGCTGGAGAGTTTAAAGGCTTAGAAAGACTCGAAGCTAGGCCCATTATAGTTGAAAAATTGAAAGAAAAAGGCTATATAGAAAAGATAGAAGAGCATAAACATCAAGTGGGGCACTGCTATAGATGTAACAATATAGTAGAACCATATATCTCCGAGCAGTGGTTCGTAAAAGCCGATATCGCAAAATCTGCAATAGAAAAAGTAAATAAAAAAGAGGCTAAATTTTATCCAAGCCACTGGATAAACAGTTTTAACGCTTGGATGAAAGAGTTAAGAGACTGGTGTATCTCCAGACAGCTATGGTGGGGGCATAGAATCCCAGTTTGGTACTGTAAAGATTGCTCTTATGAGTGGGCTAGCAAAAATGAACATGAAAATGAGTGTCCAAAATGTGCTTCAAAAGACATCTATCAAGATCCAGACGTTCTTGACACATGGTTCAGTTCTGCCCTTTGGCCTTTTTCTACCCTAGGATGGGGTAATAAAGATTGGGGAAAAGGTACAAAGTGGCAAAAGACTGATTTACAAGAATTTTACCCTAACTCTCTATTGATAACCGGTTTTGATATTCTATTTTTCTGGGTTGCAAGAATGATTATGATGGGAGAGCATTTCTTGCATGAACTCCCTTTTAAAGATATATATTTGCACGCTTTAGTTAGAGATGAACATGGTCAAAAAATGAGTAAATCTAAAGGTAACGTTATTGACCCTATAGAGATGGTTGAAAAATACTCCACTGACGCTCTTAGATTTACTTTAGCAATCTTGGCGGTTCAAGGAAGAGATATAAGACTTAGTAAAGATAAACTAGAACTCTCTAGAAATTTCACAAACAAACTTTACAACGCTGCAAGATTTTTATTGATGAATCAGGATAGTTTCACAGATTTAGATAGCACTCCAATAAAAAGCGACCTTGGTAAATATATGCTAAGCCGCTTTAATGCCGCAGTAAAAGATACCAGAGAAAATCTTAACGATTACCGTTTCAACGATGCGGCAACTACGCTTTATAGATTTTTGTGGGGAGAGTTTTGCGACTGGGGAATAGAGCTTAGCAAGGCTGATAAAGACTCTATAGCGGAACTGGGAGCAATATATAAAGAGTCTATGAAACTTCTACACCCTTTCATGCCGTTTATCAGCGAGTATCTTTATCAGCTTTTAAGTGCAAAAGAGCTTGAAAATAACGAATCGATAATGATTCAAAGATATCCAAAATTTATACAAAGAGATGAAGAGATAGAAAAAAGATTTTCAGTTATTATAGAAGCTATAATCTCTATAAGACGTGCAAAAGCACTTATAGACCTTGCAAACAAACAGATAGAAAAAGTATATATAAAACTTGACTCTAAAATTAAAATAGATACTGAAAGCGCAAAAACATATATCCAAAAACTTGCAAAAGTAGAGAATGTTGAGTTTGTTGATCAAAAGATAGAAAACGCAATTGCAGATGTAAGCGATAATCTAGAAGTTTTTATTTCTGCTAAGAGTATAGATCTATCGCCTATTATCAAAAGATTGGAAAAACAGAAAAGTAAAGTAGAAAAAGACCTGGAAAAAGTGGACAAAATGCTCTCTAACGAAAATTTCGTCAAAAATGCGCCTGCTCATATTGTTGAACAAAACAGAGCCCAACAGCAAGAACTAAAAGAGAAACTAGCAAAAGTTGAAGAAGAACTTAAAACATTAACCTCCCTATAA